The genomic region GATTTCAAAAAGCCACCAGTTGTTGATAACTTCGTTGCTCGAATATTGGCATCAATTAATTCACTACTTAATAAGTTACTGTCTTTGTCTTGGACGATTGCTAATAATAATTTCATCTTAATCTCTCCCCTTATACTTCAAATAAATGCGGATTTGCTTGTGCGATGACTTGTAAACATTGTGTCACAACCGCTTCAAGGGGTTGTGAGGCATCAATTGTTTTAATCCGATCTGGGTGCGCTTGTGCTAGCTTCAAATAAGATTGGCGCACTTTTTGATGGAACGCTAATTTTTCCTGATCCAAACGGTCATATTGATTTTGACGATGCTGCTTAATCCGTGCTAACCCGACTTCAGAAGGCACATCTAAGTATAACGTTAAATCTGGCGTGAGGCCGTCAGTAGCAAATAAATTCATTTGCGCCACTGCCTCTTCCCCAATCCCGCGCCCAGCACCTTGATAAGCAATTGAACTATCCACAAACCGATCACAGATCACGAGTTTATCGGCTGCGAGTGCCGGTTGAATCTTTTCAACAATATGTTGTCTTCTAGCTGCTGCGTATAATAATGCTTCTGTCCGATCATCCATCGCCGTATTCTTCACATCCAGGATAATCTGGCGAATCTGTTCAGAGATTGGATTGCCACCTGGTTCACGTGTCACGACAATTTCTTGGGACACTTCTTTTTGTAAGCGTGCCACGACTGCTTCGAGTGCACTGGTCTTACCGGCACCATCTGGTCCTTCAAACGTAATTAATTTGCCTACCACACAACAACCTTCTTCATCAATAGAGTTACTCTTATTTTACTTGATTGAGCAAACAAGGTAAAGGGAAGGGGTTAAAAGTTCGCTAATAAAAAGATTGGTCCCCCGATAAAATCACTTTTATCAAGGGTCCAATCTTTTTTTGGTTATCTTAAAGCATTACGGCTGGCTACTTCACGCGAAACAGCATCACTGGCCACCTTGCGCTGACGTGCTTGTCGGTATAAAAATTCGAACTTTGCTTGTTGAATCTTACTTTCCATCTCCAACGTTTGATCTAGTCCTCTAACGTTTGCTTGCGTTTTTTGTGCTGAGCGCCACTTATCTTTCACTTGATAAATCAAATCAAGTAACGCTTCATCGCCAGCTTCTCTTAGCGTTGGTTTTCGTCTACCGAACATTATAACCCCACCATTTCTAGATTTCTTGACGGCCCTCGACAGCTTTTAATAAAGTCATCTCATCCGCATATTCAATATCGCTTCCGACGGCTAAACCATGGGCTAAACGAGTGACTTTAATCCCGGCCGGCTTAATTAGCCGTGAAATATACATCGCCGTTGCTTCCCCTTCTGGCGTTGCATTGGTGGCGATGATGACTTCTTTAGCTGGTGTTTTTTGGAGTCGTTTAATTAAATTAGCAATATTAATATCGTCTGGCCCTTTACCTTCAATTGGTGACAACACCCCGTGCAAGACGTGATAGAGACCGTGATAATCGTTCATCCGTTCCATCGACATCACATCTTTAGGTTGTTCGACCACCAAAATCATTTCCTGACTACGCGCAGTATCCCGACAAATCTCACAAGGATCTTCATCAGTGATATTGCCACAGACACTACAATAATGAAGGTCTCGGCGTGCTGAAATCAGATTCTTGGCAAAGTTAGTCACGTCATCTTCATTCATATCAATCGTATAAAAAGCTAATCGCGTTGCTGTTTTATTACCAATGCCTGGTAACTTCATATAACTTTCGATCAACTTCGCAATTGGTTCTGGATATTGCATATGTGCACTTCCTTATTCGGTTACCTTAGAATGGGAGGCCCTTTGTGAACTTGCCCATTTTAGCTTGTGTTTGTTTATCGATATCAACCATTGCTTCGTTAACTGCCATGATGATTAAATCTTGAAGCATATCAACGTCATCTGGATCAACAGCTTCTGGTTTGATGGCGATATCTTTCATCTTCTTGTCACCAGTCATTGTCACAACAACAGCATCGTTAGCAGCCTTGCCAACGAATTCAGTGCTGTTTAATTCGTCTTGTGTTTGACCCATTTCTTTTTGCATTTTTTGCATTTGTTTCATCATACCTTGCATATTACCCATTCCGCGCATTTTAAAACATCCTCTCAATTTTTAAATTAATCTTTTTGAACAACGACTGCATCCCCGAATAACGCTTGGGCCTGCTGCACAACTTCGTTAACTTCAGGCGCCGGTGCTTTTTCGGTCGTCGTCGTTGGTTGGTCCTCATTATTATGACCTGAAACCGCATGATTTTGCAAATATTCTTTCCGGATTTCTGGCCAATTATCTTGCGGTACTAAGACCACTTTAAACGGATTGCCCGTTAAACGGTTTAACCCGTTTTCTAGAACCGTTAATAAATCCTGATCGTTATTAGCCCGTTCGAATAAAATTTCGTAGTTAAAAGCGACAACGACGCCACTTTGACTCGCTGCTACCGGTTCAGAAACCCGCATAATCGCTCGTTTGGTAACATCTAACATGTTTAATAAATCTGGCCAAACTTCTTTTAAGTTTTCTAAATTAGTCCGCGTCGCATCCGCAAGTACCGGATAAATCAACTTCCGGTTGACCTTCTTACTAATTTTCTTAGCTGGCTTAGGTTTTGCCTGTTGAACAGGCGCACTTGGTCCGGCCGTTTCTAATTTCTGTAAGGCAGCTTGTAATTGAGCAACTTGTTGACTTAATTGGGTCACTTGCTCATTATCCGCTGGGGCTGAAACATTGGCGCTAACGGCCGCAGGTGCCACTGGTTGTTGCGTCAAACGCACCGTTGCAACTTCCAAATAGATTTCTGGATGATTAGTGAACCGTAGTTGTTGTTGCGTTTCATTTAAAATATCGATCACCGTATACAATTGTTCAGCACTCAAGGCATCACTAAGTTGTTTGAAGTGTTCGTCCAATAGATCCATTTCATTAGCCATTACCAATTCGGGTGCTTGTTGGTACATCAATAAATCACGTACATATTCAATTAGATCTTCAACAAACCGTTGTGCGTCTTTACCCTCAGCTAATATCTGTTGCAATAGTTGCAACGCTGCTTTAGGCGCGTGATCATGAATTGTTTGCACATAATCGGCTAATAAAGCTTCCGTCAAACTACCGGTCACATCCAACGCGTTTTCTAAAGTGACGTGGTTATCACTGAAGGATAAGACCTGATCCAAGATACTCAGTGCATCTCGCATCCCACCTTCAGCGGCTTTAGCAATCACTTTTAACGCAGCTGGATCGTAGGTCATTTCTTTTTGTTCTAAGATGTAAGCCATTCGTTTGAATAAATCAGCAGCCGTAATCCGCTTGAAGTTAAAGCGTTGGGTCCGCGAAATAATCGTGGCTGGCACCTTGTGAACTTCGGTCGTTGCTAAAATGAAGACCACGTTGGCTGGTGGTTCTTCCAATGTTTTCAACAGCGCATTAAACGCACCGGTGGATAACATGTGGACTTCATCAATAATATAAATTTTATAATCGGCTTGGGTTGGGGCATACTTCGCTTTATCCCGGATATCCCGAATTTCTTCAACCCCGTTATTTGAAGCCGCATCAATTTCAATCACATCATTTAACGCACCGGCAGTAATCGCCCGACACGTTTCACATTCATTACAAGGTTCACCATCTTTTTGATAATGACAATTAATCGCCTTGGCAAAAATCTTCGCAGCGGACGTTTTCCCAGTCCCCCGCGGCCCCGTAAATAAATAGGCATGACTCGTTTGTTTTGTGATGATGGCGTTTTTTAATGTTTGGGTCATTGTTTCTTGCCCAACGACATCATCGAACCGTTGTGGCCGCCAAACCCGATATAAAGCTTGATAGCTCATTTAATGACCTCCGCCTTTCACCTAATCGTCCTATTGTTTAAAAAAACTACTTGTTCCATTTTAGCATATTTTACAGTATTTTTAGGGCCTAAGGGCACTAAAAAAGAGACTGCTCCAAAAATAATTTTAGCTTCAGTCTCCCTGCATCTTCTGAATCAACGTGCTTTTTCAGGCATATTGTTACGGTTAGCGGCGCCGCGCAAACAATCGACCTCGTCGCTTATTCACGCGACGAGGCTAATCCTATACAACATGACCACCTGAAACACACTAGGCACTAAAAAAGGATTAAGTCATATTGACCTAATCCTGGTTAATTTCTAAAAAACTTAAGACACATGATAAAACAAACTTAGTGCTGCTTTCTTCCGAACCTGACACGATTCGTAGGCTCATCATTGTCTCAAGGCCTTACGGCAACTCTTATTCTACCCGATTAGGTTTAAAATTACCAGTTTTTTTCTTCTTTTTTCGTCGATTTTCCCGAATTTTTTTGAAAAAGGTCTGTAATAAGGCGGCACATTCAGCTTCGCGCACACCAGCCACCACTGTCGCTTGGTGATTAAACCGTTTGTCCGTCAAAAGATTCATCAAGGTACCGGTCACGCCGGCTTTTGGATCGCTGGCGCCAAAATAAACGTTTGGAATCCGACTGTTGATAATGGCCCCGGCACACATCGGACAGGGTTCTAACGTTACAA from Latilactobacillus sakei subsp. sakei DSM 20017 = JCM 1157 harbors:
- the tmk gene encoding dTMP kinase, which codes for MVGKLITFEGPDGAGKTSALEAVVARLQKEVSQEIVVTREPGGNPISEQIRQIILDVKNTAMDDRTEALLYAAARRQHIVEKIQPALAADKLVICDRFVDSSIAYQGAGRGIGEEAVAQMNLFATDGLTPDLTLYLDVPSEVGLARIKQHRQNQYDRLDQEKLAFHQKVRQSYLKLAQAHPDRIKTIDASQPLEAVVTQCLQVIAQANPHLFEV
- a CDS encoding YaaL family protein, translated to MFGRRKPTLREAGDEALLDLIYQVKDKWRSAQKTQANVRGLDQTLEMESKIQQAKFEFLYRQARQRKVASDAVSREVASRNALR
- the recR gene encoding recombination mediator RecR, which translates into the protein MQYPEPIAKLIESYMKLPGIGNKTATRLAFYTIDMNEDDVTNFAKNLISARRDLHYCSVCGNITDEDPCEICRDTARSQEMILVVEQPKDVMSMERMNDYHGLYHVLHGVLSPIEGKGPDDINIANLIKRLQKTPAKEVIIATNATPEGEATAMYISRLIKPAGIKVTRLAHGLAVGSDIEYADEMTLLKAVEGRQEI
- a CDS encoding YbaB/EbfC family nucleoid-associated protein: MRGMGNMQGMMKQMQKMQKEMGQTQDELNSTEFVGKAANDAVVVTMTGDKKMKDIAIKPEAVDPDDVDMLQDLIIMAVNEAMVDIDKQTQAKMGKFTKGLPF
- the dnaX gene encoding DNA polymerase III subunit gamma/tau, which codes for MSYQALYRVWRPQRFDDVVGQETMTQTLKNAIITKQTSHAYLFTGPRGTGKTSAAKIFAKAINCHYQKDGEPCNECETCRAITAGALNDVIEIDAASNNGVEEIRDIRDKAKYAPTQADYKIYIIDEVHMLSTGAFNALLKTLEEPPANVVFILATTEVHKVPATIISRTQRFNFKRITAADLFKRMAYILEQKEMTYDPAALKVIAKAAEGGMRDALSILDQVLSFSDNHVTLENALDVTGSLTEALLADYVQTIHDHAPKAALQLLQQILAEGKDAQRFVEDLIEYVRDLLMYQQAPELVMANEMDLLDEHFKQLSDALSAEQLYTVIDILNETQQQLRFTNHPEIYLEVATVRLTQQPVAPAAVSANVSAPADNEQVTQLSQQVAQLQAALQKLETAGPSAPVQQAKPKPAKKISKKVNRKLIYPVLADATRTNLENLKEVWPDLLNMLDVTKRAIMRVSEPVAASQSGVVVAFNYEILFERANNDQDLLTVLENGLNRLTGNPFKVVLVPQDNWPEIRKEYLQNHAVSGHNNEDQPTTTTEKAPAPEVNEVVQQAQALFGDAVVVQKD
- the tadA gene encoding tRNA adenosine(34) deaminase TadA; protein product: MGYTQTEIDQWMQVAIDEANQARIIGEVPIGAVIVKDGQIIGRGHNIREHAQDATLHAEIIAIQEACMVEKSWRLEDTAIFVTLEPCPMCAGAIINSRIPNVYFGASDPKAGVTGTLMNLLTDKRFNHQATVVAGVREAECAALLQTFFKKIRENRRKKKKKTGNFKPNRVE